The following nucleotide sequence is from Zea mays cultivar B73 chromosome 1, Zm-B73-REFERENCE-NAM-5.0, whole genome shotgun sequence.
gatagaaatcacatcgagagagatgggtatgagacccgaataaagttgccatggtggaaacctagtctatgtgatcggagatcccgtgaattaggtcctgggaagaacaagccattggtgaactgaggagagtaacttttgaccctctctaagtaaagatgcaacactctcaaatgctgtaaggcaggttggctttgtgccttaatgtgttctattggcttgtattagcgaagatgttgtcctgcagaacattctttgaaagaacacacctatatgagttagactgtctaacgtcgcagtctatgagatttgggtgatctctagtaaactcatgaagagaccttggagtacgacgtatatgctccacccgagaaggggactactggtagccaagtactggtcatgacttcaagtgaaacccattcacgcaaaacatgcaattcaaggcatagtccattgtccaagttgtgggttggtgtagcttggagttctaggcggaagttcaacttaacagtctctgctgaaaaactagtatattaaacaataGTGAATAGTGGCAAAAACTGCAGATggacatttgagatctggtgggggattgttaggatttatgggctaggcctagttaagaaattcaaataaatcccaggaaaatctcaaaagcccatataagtgtatggctaggggaataggtggaaccaatagcaccatattactagttctagtggagtagagctagcttaaatatggaagccacactcactcaccaagtcatggatgagaggagagagtgtggagagccacacgcgcgcgctcgctcgcctcgcctggccggggcggggcgaagggcgcgggcgcacgacatgtgcgtgaatggtccgccgaaatccggcccctcgccttgcggggtgcggctaccttttgccgtttgattttttggtttcttggctgttatgtttatcctaaccgatcgctataaaatctcaactgatcgcGAGATTTTTGTGGACGGATAAGATCGGGGGtctcggactcggccctataaaaagaGCCTGGCAGCCAGCCTCCATATCATCAcagtttcgctttcgcctctattcatagctgagccgccttttagttcccttcgtcccgaccgcagacgtgcatctgcgatcaggagtacaggtctccggaacccttcgtcttctagatcctgcaccgggagagggcgaataaggtttttgggaagcgtcttcgcgcgactgctcgtgatcttctgcctCGTCGACTCTGCTGATTTCGctgcttcgacatcgtcgaccctgctgattccggcgcgcgccatctatcagtatgtctaatcagtacgcattatCTGATTTGACTTTTTATTTCAGtttttctgatttggtcatgatttatattcaaaatttaatctggaatttgtctaattattcaacagctCCACGCCCTAGCACCAACAACACAGACACACGGTCGCGTTCGCGCGTGGCGTGGCCCCGGTGGGGGTTTCCTTGGTGTTGCAGACTTGCAGATGCTTCGGTGGCCAAGCCGCTCGTGCCTGGCGGTAGAGGTTGCGCGTGACCCAGTTGTGCCCCGATGGTGGCGCGTGGCCAATGTGTTCTTCGCGCCCGTGTGCTCCTTCCCGCGTGGTACACGCAGTATATCAGAGCCCACTTGTGTCGGATAAAGCTAGGATAAGCTTCTTTTATTCAATTTCATTCTATCTTATTGCAAGAGCACAAAAACAAACTTTATCCGTGAAACTGATTTGAAAAAAAGTCTTATAAAATTGCTGGTGAATCTGTGCCAAACAACATCTTGTAATGAACATGGCCAGCGTCAAGATTAGAATAGTttgatttattgtgaacacaaagtgATTTAGAATTAGAAAAGTAGCAGATATTCTTCCAAAATTTACATATAGCAGTACCGAGTGAGTACTATATACTAGTACTAGTATGATCAAGGGAGCGACACCATTTTACGAAACTGCAAGTACTTTACAGACAGTCAATTACTAGCTGCTAGTGACGTAATACAAGCTGTCATAGTAGGTGTGGGTTGCAGACGCGAAGCCACTGCTGCTAATGGCTGCCGAATTAAGCTTTGACCACTTTGCCACCGTTGCTGCTCTTTTTAAATCCTCTATTAATTTATTTATATTAGTCGCTTCTACGAGTAGGAGTGGTAGATAAGACTAGACTGGTCAGTTTCCAAGCGGCAGGAGCGAGCTCTCTCTCTCTATGGGAACACGAGTCAAAGACAAAAGTCCGCGTCCACGTAAGACACAACGCACCGATGCACCTCTCCAGACTCCAGCTCTGCTCCGCTTCGCAGCCAGCTCCTCCTCCCCTGCTTCACCTGCGCTTCAATTGTCGCCATCCTCCACCGGCTAGTTACATTATAAATACCCCATCCATGGATTGGCTGTTAGCACCGTCATCCATCCTAGCACCGTCATCCATCCATCGGCTGGATTTCCCAAGCACGCTGCTGCCAGGGTCTCCAGCTGCAAGCACGCATCAGCATTCCACAAGCGAAATGGCGGCGACGGCAGCCGTGCCTTCTTGGCGCCGGGCATTCGCGGCGCTCTTGCTGGTCCTGCAGCTGCGCGGCGCGCGGTCGGCGACGTTCACCATCGCGAACAACTGCGGCTACACGGTGTGGCCGGGGCTGCTGTCCAGCGCGGGCTCCGCGCCGCTGCCCACCACGGGGTTCGCGCTGGCGCCTTCGGAGTCCCGTGCCGTGGCGGCGCCCGCGGGGTGGTCGGGCCGCCTCTGGGGCCGCACGCTCTGCGCCGCCGACGCCGCCACGGGGCGGTTCGCGTGCGCCACGGGGGACTGCGGGTCCGGCGACGTGCagtgcagcggcggcggcgccgccccgcCCGCGACGCTGGCGGAGTTCACGCTGGACGGCAGCGGCGGGCTGGACTTCTACGACGTCAGCCTCGTGGACGGGTACAACCTGCCCATGATCGTCGCGCCCAGCAGCGCCTCCACCACGGCAGCCGGCGGCAAGTGCGCGCCGACGGGGTGCGCCGCGGAGCTGAACTCCGCGTGCCCGGCGGGCCTGCGGGTGGAGGCCGCGGCGGACGGGCCCGTGGCGTGCCGGAGCGCGTGCGACGCCTTCGGGGACGCGCAGTACTGCTGCAGCGGCGCGTACGGCACCCCCACCGCGTGCCGCCCGTCGGCCTACTCCGAGTTCTTCAAGACCGCGTGCCCGCGCGCCTACAGCTACGCGTACGACGACGCCACCTCCACATTCACCTGCGCCGCCGGCAGCACCGACTACACCATCACCTTCTGCCCCGCCGTGCCCACCAGGTAGTACCACCACACGCACTTTCATCCTTCATTAGTACGTACCATTATCAGTATAATACAGTAGTTAGAAATGACTGATAAAAGATAATATTAGCAAGTTGCACACCATTCTGCTGTCAGAACGTACTGCAGGAGTAATTGTTGTGTGACTAGTAGTGACAGGTGGGGGTTGGGTTAGTCACGCATTTCGAGGAGGTAAGTTACCAACGGCTAGTGAGAAACAACGGCTAGCAAGCTGTCCACGTGGTCATAGCAGGACAAGGAGTCAAGGATGCTGCTGTTCGGCCGTTTGGGCTTTCACAACGTGGTCCAGGAGCAGGACAAGGATGCTGCTTGTTCGGTCCTTTGGGCCAGGCAGAGTTGGCACGGCCCACAGCAGGTCAAATACAGACACAGTGTAGTATGACTATATGAGCACAAACAATAACATGCTTGCATGTCTTAGTTATATGTACTGTATTATGAGCACAATTGTAGTAGTATGTATGTACTCTTGGGTCGCTAGCAGTTCCTAATATAATACTACCTTGTAGTAGCTGTGACACTGACCATTTGAATACATGCAACAGCGTGAAGTCGACGGGGCAGAACCCTCAGGCCGCCGGGTTACCGCAGCAGCTGAACAACGGCACCACCatggtcttcttcggcggcaacaCACAGACCAGCAGCGCCGCCGCCTCATCTGCCAACTCTCTCTTCGCCGTCACCGTCACCATCACAGCAGCCGTCGCGCTCGCGCTCTCGCGCTCGACTCGCCTGTGACCGGTCATCATCGCTGTCAGGTGGGCCACGCTTATCAGAAGACCGGTGAGCATACATACAGTATGTTGAGCCCCTAGCGACTGCGACGGAACATGAGCATAGTATTCTAGGCTTGTAGCTTAGGTAGGACGAGTAGAATTTCTTCTTTTGTTTTTTGGCTTCGAAAATATTCTTTTCATCCGTTGGGCAGAGACTACAGGTGGTGTGGGGCAATTCTTTCACTGTTCTTTCTCCTAGTTAGGTCGTATGCATCGGGAGGATGTGCTGTAACCTCAAAAGCGATTATTGGTTGATTGATTCGATTGGGGGGATAATCAAAATTTAAGCTTCTTTCTTCTCACACTTCATTACGCTCTCAACATTTTTCAACAACCGACAGCAACTATGCCAGTGAATGATTGGGAGTGCTCGGGTGCTAAATAATCAACGTGTTGTCGCGAGCCGGCTATATTCCTGGACTCGTGTATTGACACTAGTTAAATATCTGCACGTCACATACAGAAAATAAAATAACACAACAATCTCTACTGTCTTGCGTTACGCATGAAACACGTAGGTTTGTAGGGCTACGTTTGAGAACGCTTAGATTCTAGCCTTCGATGACATGTCCATTATTTCATACTATGTGAGTTCAACCAGATGCTCAGATTTTAAGGCGAATATGTACTGAAAATGAGGGATGTTTGGCTCCTAAGTAGGTATTGTGTATATATAATATTATTAGAATACTCAAACATGCCCTTGGTCTCTCCCGTGTCTCGCATAGGGATGACAATTTAATTCGTGGATTTAGATATCCAGCTGATATCCGACCCGACGGATTAGGATATGGATATGTTTTTTGACCCGTGGGTTAGACCCGTATCCGATCCGAGATAAAGTGGGCATGGATTTGGATATTAAATCTCACCCGCGGGTAATCTGTTGGATATCCGAAATTAACCATTAGTCCATTATTGTCGGCCCACACATGGACACTAATGAACAAATCACTAGTCCACCATTGTCCATTGAGCCCAGGCGCCAGCCCATCAAAGCAACATTCAGCCCACCAAAGCACCAAGCCACCAGCCCACCCTAATCCCTAATTCCCCATCCGGCCATCCCCTCAAGCGGTCAATCCCCAGGCAGCCTGCAGCCACCCGGACACCTCACGCCTGGAGCCAGCATCCTGTCGTGCGTCCGTCGCCGGACCCTTACGCACCGTCACCCAGGCAAGCAACCCGCGCTGCCGCCGGCCCCCGTTGCGCCCCTAGCTCCCTATGCATGATCCTCCCTGTATCTGTGTTGCGTCTGTCGCACCCTAGGCGACCCACGTCACTCGTCAGCCCGCCCTGCGCAGCTGCGCTGAGCTCCGCACTGCTTTGAGCCGCGGGAGCACGGCGCGCCGCCCTTCAGGTTCGCCGTTCGCGGTTGTGCCCCTGCCAGCCCTTCAGGTTCGCCGTTCGCGATTGAATGAATCGTTTACTGCTACTACTAattccttgccaactttgaatgcACGCGGATTATATATATTAATACACACACCACACACTACACACATACACCTCTGCTTCAGTTTGGTTTAGTTTTGACAGTGAGTGCTCAGTTTGGTTGTACATAAAATTGGTT
It contains:
- the LOC100284084 gene encoding uncharacterized protein LOC100284084, giving the protein MKVRVVVLPGGHGGAEGDGVVGAAGGAGECGGGVVVRVAVGARARGLEELGVGRRAARGGGAVRAAAAVLRVPEGVARAPARHGPVRRGLHPQARRARGVQLRGAPRRRALAAGCRGGGAAGRDDHGQVVPVHEADVVEVQPAAAVQRELRQRRGRGGAAAAALHVAGPAVPRGAREPPRGGVGGAERAAPEAARPPRGRRHGTGLRRRQREPRGGQRRGARAGQQPRPHRVAAVVRDGERRRPRAAQLQDQQERRECPAPRRHGCRRRHFACGMLMRACSWRPWQQRAWEIQPMDG
- the LOC109611595 gene encoding uncharacterized protein LOC109611595, producing the protein MHLSRLQLCSASQPAPPPLLHLRFNCRHPPPASYIINTPSMDWLLAPSSILAPSSIHRLDFPSTLLPGSPAASTHQHSTSEMAATAAVPSWRRAFAALLLVLQLRGARSATFTIANNCGYTVWPGLLSSAGSAPLPTTGFALAPSESRAVAAPAGWSGRLWGRTLCAADAATGRFACATGDCGSGDVQCSGGGAAPPATLAEFTLDGSGGLDFYDVSLVDGYNLPMIVAPSSASTTAAGGKCAPTGCAAELNSACPAGLRVEAAADGPVACRSACDAFGDAQYCCSGAYGTPTACRPSAYSEFFKTACPRAYSYAYDDATSTFTCAAGSTDYTITFCPAVPTSVKSTGQNPQAAGLPQQLNNGTTMVFFGGNTQTSSAAASSANSLFAVTVTITAAVALALSRSTRL